From the genome of Bos javanicus breed banteng chromosome 23, ARS-OSU_banteng_1.0, whole genome shotgun sequence:
TAGATGAACTATTGGTGAAACAGATGCTCCATTATACCATTACTGTCACAAGTATAACTAGACCATTCTCACCCCACTAGTCTCTTTACGGCCCCTCTTACATCTTTGTTTCTGAGGGTGTAGATTAGAGGGTTGAGGCTAGGTGTGACAACAGTATAAAACAGGGCAATGAACTTGCCTTGATCTTGAGAATTTCCTGATGGTGGCTGGAGGTATATACAcatgactggaatgaaaaagaggGATACAACCATAAGATGGGCTCCACACGTCCCAAAGACTTTCTGGAGTCCAGTTGTCGACTGCATCCTCAGCACTGCCCAGGCAATGGCACCATAGGAGCTGAGAATGAGGATGAGAGGTATGAGAACAAAAATGGAGCTCGTGACCATGAGGGTCAGCTCATTAGCATGAGTATCAACACATGACAGTCGAAGCAGTGCTGGAACTTCACAGAAGAAATGGTCCACTTGGCGATGTCCACACAGGGGTACCCAGAAGGCAAACAAGAAGTGAAGTGCTGAGTTGGAAAAGCCACTTACCCAACAAGCCACAGCCAACAGTTGACAGAAACGAGGGTGCATGAGGACAGTATAATGCAAGGGTCTACACACAGCTGCATAACGGTCATAGGACATCACCATCAGTAGCACACATTCTGTGGATCCCAatgcaaggaaaaaataaagttgaatcaTACAGCCATTGTAAGAGATGGTTTTTACTGGGCCCCAGAGGTTGATCAGCAACTGAGGAATGGAGCTTGTGGTGTAGCAGAGATCCAGAAAAGAGAGAtttgagaggaagaagtacatgggagtgTGGAGATGGGAGTCCAGGTGTGACAAGATAATGATGAACAGGTTGCCTATCAATGTCATCAAGTAGAACATCAAGATAAC
Proteins encoded in this window:
- the LOC133235932 gene encoding olfactory receptor 2J3-like, which encodes MMMERINASSEDNFVLLGFSNWPQLELVLFVVILMFYLMTLIGNLFIIILSHLDSHLHTPMYFFLSNLSFLDLCYTTSSIPQLLINLWGPVKTISYNGCMIQLYFFLALGSTECVLLMVMSYDRYAAVCRPLHYTVLMHPRFCQLLAVACWVSGFSNSALHFLFAFWVPLCGHRQVDHFFCEVPALLRLSCVDTHANELTLMVTSSIFVLIPLILILSSYGAIAWAVLRMQSTTGLQKVFGTCGAHLMVVSLFFIPVMCIYLQPPSGNSQDQGKFIALFYTVVTPSLNPLIYTLRNKDVRGAVKRLVG